In the genome of Felis catus isolate Fca126 chromosome E1, F.catus_Fca126_mat1.0, whole genome shotgun sequence, the window GATTCCTCCAGCTTCCTTGGCACCCAAGGAGGGTCTTCAGAACTCGGCCTTCGGCTCAGGGTGCtgcctgggaggggggaggagagagggggggtCCTATGGCCCCGAGGAGGGCAGCGTGGCCGGAGGGCTGTGGATGAGATAGCAGATGAAGTGAGAGgttatggggggaggggcatggagtgGGACCAGGGGACGCCGGGaggggggcagcggggagggaTCAGGGGATGGCAAGGCAGGACAGTATCTTCCAAGAGACCCATCACACTGCAGCTTGGAGGCAACCCACTAGACCCCAGTTCTGCTAGGAacctgctgtgtggcctcagacAAGTCAGgtcccgcccccggcccccaggtCTTTCTCTCCACCATGCGAATCACATCTGAAGTAACATCAACTGTGTGAACGTGTTTCACACGCTGCAAAGAACCCTTCCAACATCAGCTCTTTTTCTATGAATTCTGAGACCCGAGCCTTCACTCTGGTCGACCCGGCTGGGTACCCTTCCTGCCACACAAAGGCATTCTCTGCCCGTAAAGCCCCTGTGCTGGCCCACCACCGCTTCCCCGATGAGAGAAACTGGATGGAAACCCTGCTAAGACCCTGCTGTGTAACTGCCTCCCACTGTCTCAACCCATTTGAACCTTAGCAGTAGGTTGGGTGTGTAGGCCCCGGGCCCAGGGAGACATGCCTTCTTGGGGCCCACACCCCCGCCCTCGGGAGACccgggtgtgggggggggggagtgtgcaAAGGGACGAGGGGACAATCCCCTTCATGTCTGgcgcgggtgggggtggggagtgaccCAAATTCGAGATGCCCAAGTCTAGATGGGGGCGGGGCCCCTGTGGCCCTTCGCGGCTCACTCTGCGAGGAGCAGAAATGGGCAGACTGAGATTCTGCTGGTTTCTTCGTGTTTGGGGTTTGGCGAGATGGAAGTCCCAGGGGTCCAGCTGGggcaagagaggggagggggcagggcttcGTGTCGGGAAACGCCGTCCATGTGTTTCTGATTCACTGGGGCGTGCACTGGCCAGCTcgctctccttctccccctccggTCCCTCTAGGCCCCTGTAAAAAAAGCCCTTTTCTCTAGAAGCAGGAAGTCTTGTCTCCTGGCTGTAAACAAACTCATCTCCGGCAGCAGCGAAGAAGCCAGGCTGGGGAGAGGCGTGGGAGGGCAACCCCCTTCCCCCCAACTGACCCTCCCTGGCCCCTCTGTCTGCTTCCGGCAGCTCTCTAGGCTCTGCCAGCACCCCCTCTGGCAGGTAGAGGTCTCTTGCCTGCTTCCCGTCCACCCTGGGGATCTGGGGCAGATCCCCAGGGCCCAGCTGTGCACATCTGGAGTTGCTGCCTGGCTGTAGCCAGAAGTTCCCGAGCTCCCCgagctcccctccctccccgggtGGTGCCGAtgtggggggaagggagcaggagCACGCTGGGGCCAGTGTGGTCAGCGGCAGGAAAGTCAGGAGGCCTGGCCTCCCAAGGTTGCCCTCCAGGGACCTCCCCCGGAGCTGGGCCCGGAGGCCTGCGAGCAGGAGGTCTAGGAGGTTCCGTgggccagcttggagcctggggagGAGACGCGCCTTTTCTATGGGAAACTGCTGGGAATGTTTCTCCACAACGCGTGTCCTGAGCTGCTGGCTGACCCCTGCTTCCCATTCCCGCCCAcgctcctctccctcttccctactcGAGCTCTGCCTCCTCCGCCCCTCCGTGGAGCTCCCAGAGCCGCCTTGCCCCTTGGGGGCCCAGGCAGGCCGGAGTGTTCCCAGCCACCATGTCTAGGGGCCAGCCCTCCCCTTGTGCTCTGACTCGGCTGGAGTCACTGAGGCTGGCCACCCTCCTGGAGCCCATCCCCAGAACTGGGAACCCGGCCTCCAGAGCCAGCCTAGAAGTAAACACGCCCCCGCCCCATGGTGTGCGTGGTGGTGATACCCACGCAGGCCCCTCGTGGGCCTGggcacgtgcacgtgtgtgcacacgtcCTTGTGATTCTCTGGCTCCAGCCCTGTTGAGGCAGAGGCAGCGGGGAGCACTGGTCAGCCTTAGATGCAAAACAGCCCCCACGTGGTTGTTACCTAAGGAGGAAGTTGCAGGAGCTGGCCTGGGCTGCCTCTGGGCTCGATGAGCCAGCCTTCCTGCTAGGAACCTCTAGCTGCTGCTagaccctccctctctgccttgggCCGCGTTGGTGTTGGGCCCTCCGGGTGCTCTCTGGTTCTAGGCAGCGGGATGGCTCTCCTGGAGGAGGACTTGTCCGAGGCTCACTGCTCTGAGTAGCCTCGAGCAGGCGCCCTGGGCTCAAGCCGGCCCGTGCCTTTCCCATCGTGCCTGTTCTTAAGGGTGCCAGACCCCAGACCCAGCCTCCCGGAAGGGTTCCCGCCCCAGCGGTCAGCTCCAGTGCCCCAGGAGAGATGGGAGgtcagggggcaggggaggacacAGCAGGGAGGCTGCCCggcccaccctcacccctcctcacgTGGTGGCGTTGGGGACCTGCTGTACCCAGCCCACTTCCTTGTAGGCAGCAGTCACATGGCTGTAGATGAGGCCACGCAGCTTGGCCCAGGCTCTCTGCGTCTCTGGTGGGAAGTCATTGGCAAATTCCTCGGCGATCACTTCCAGAATTACCCCGGAGAGgatctgggggcagagggaggagcgGGAAGTAGATGCCTGGGCGTCTTGCTCCCCGAAGCTTCCCAGGGCCCGCAGCACCCCTTCTACTCAGCGTCTGGCCGAGGGCATTACTCCCGACACAGCAGCCTGGGAGCTTTGGGGACCAGACACCTTCGAGACCCAGCCCCGGCTGCCCTCCAATCCTGCTGCCCCTCACTGTCACAGCCACCCCAGGGGAAGAAGCTGGGCTGCCCAGTGGTCAcctctgctgccccctccccgaGCGTTCCCACAGCAAAGCAAGGTGGGTGGTTAGAGTGGCCGCACCCACCCAGCCACGTACCTTGAAGTACACGGGCTCCACCTTATGCTTGAGGGCGTGGGCTTTGCCCACAAGGGCGAGCACAGAGGATACCTTCTCGGGGTCATGTAGGTTCTCCACGACAGTGTTGAGGGCCCCCATGACCCGGCAGGCGTGTTTCCGCAGCTGGGGGCTCCGCTCCATTTCCAGGGGCTCGGTCATGTGCTTGAACTGGCTGAAGTACTGCTTGGCGGACGGGAAGTTCACGAAGAacctggaaggaggtgggtgatCGCTGAAGGAGGGGCAGCCCGGCGCCGCCCCGAGGTGGCCAGGATACAGGGGGTGCGGGGTAGGAGAGGCAGGACCAGTCATTGTTTCGCCACCACGGGTGCTGTCTCTCGGACACAGGCCCTCCGTCTGGCCAAGCAGGCTTACATGCAGCCCCCCATCCAGGTCCTGGCCATTTCTGTCGGCCAGACTTGCACAGACCGTCGGCTCTGTCTCTCAGGCCTCTGCCTTCCTTGCTCTGGCCTCCTTTCTAGACCCTACGCGCCCTTTGACGCCTGCTCCAGTCACAGCAGAGACACTAGGAGCTCTAGTTCTGGGATCTCGGGCCAGTGCGACCCGGGGCAAGTGACTTCacttttctgggtctcagtttcctcatccgtgcGATGGGCATCGTTGTTCCTAGCTTGTTATGAGGCTGCACGGAGAGACCGCGTGGGGAGCCCTCAGCACAGTAAATGCCAGCCTTTATCACGATAAAGGTAGGGCTTTCTCTGTGAACAAAGTACAGCCCAagtgacttagctcaggtcaccCGGTCAACGGAGAGAAGCAATGAGACCCAGTCCTCCTGCCAGCTCCGTCTGTTCCCTCTTCACTACCTGCTTCCCTCCTCGGCCTGCAGAACATATTGATTGGGTGATTTAATTAAAGCTATTGACTCACCTTACCCACCTCGCGTGGTTCTGTAATCACTTCACAACTCTCCGACAAGCATGCGCACGTCTTGGGGGCAGACCCCAGGTCTTTCtagctctctcctcccctccccagcttatctGAAATCGTCTAATACACTTCATTAGGTCAAACATCACTTTCGTTAGGTCACTCTCCTGCTCAAAAACATTCACCGGCTCCCCATTGCCTACCGGCCAGAGTCAACGTCCTTAATCCGGGATTCCAGTCCTTTAATTTGGGATTAAACCGTCCCAACTCAAGCCATCTTCCTCCAGCCCACGTACTGCGGGTAAAACATTCCTTGAGCGTGCCAGCCTTTCTGTCCACACAGTGGAATGTCTTCCTTACTCTTCCTCTGGTCAGACTTGCCTTCCCAGAGTGCCCAGGCTGTGCCCGGGGGCTACTGCTTTCCCCTCAAGGCCATTAGGGGTTCCCTGACACCTTTTATGGACTCTTTCTGCCTGTTGGATTGGGTCCCACAACCCAACGGCAGAGCCTGGCTCTCACACACCCTCTGACCCATCACCTCAGGGCCCAGGGCCCTGTGGCCTTCAGAATGATACTGGAGAGCTGACTGTGGTGGGAGGTCACACCCAGGCTCCATCGGAACTTCCCGCAACGGGATGGAATGTCTCGGGCCTGTTTTGTCAGGTTGTTTCACACCCCTGGGGTATCTCCCCCCTTTGCGATCAGAGAAAGCAGATAATTTGCCAAATCAGCCCTTTGGCCAAAGAGCCCAGAACAGATGCAGAAAGTAAGGCATCTGGCCCAGGCCATCCCTCCCGGCGACAAAGCGGCTGCTGGCGGTGGGGGGAGTGACGGGGACACAGTCCATGTGGAGACCcagggtgaccttgggcaaactacTTCACAACCTCCTGTCCGCAAACGCGCGAGAGGAGATCCTCTGGCTCGATACTTCACAGATATTCTGGTGGGGGCCAAATGAGGCAATGAGGCTGAAAATACACTGGATTTTTCTGGAGAGGCCCCATAATGAAGGACAAATGTAAACAGCCCAATCTGGACTTAAATGAGTATCTTAGACTTCGGGCGTTTCACATCGCAATAAAAATAATGATCGCTGTTCGCCCGGCGCGTGTAACAATATGCAAAACGTCCCAGCCTGTGATTTCATTTAATTGCCTCGACCAAGCAGGCATTGTATCCATTTCACTGAGGAGGAAATAGCAGGGAATactcactgagcacttactagaTTGTCTCGTTAATCCTGCAAAACGCTCCTGAGGTTGCCACTGCCTTTATCGCCACATTCTGTTTTAGGAATCCGTGCCCAAGATTGCCCAGCAAAGTGGGTAGCAGGGCCAGGAAGGAGCCCAGACGGTCCCTGCCTCGACGGCTTCCCCATCCTGCCTTCGGGGAGGCGGCTGTGCCAGGGAGATGGTGGCCTGGAACCCAAGGGGTCTCCTGCCTCAACACCCAGGGCCAGGTTGTGGCCCCTGAGAAGTGACAGTCCCAGGGAGCGGCTGCGCTGGACCAGGGGAGTCTAGGGGTCGTGTGCTCTGTTCCTTCATCCGGGCTTCTCTCCCCGGCCCCTCCACCCTTCCACGTGTACTCTCGACCCTCCCAGTCAGCCTTGGGGAGTTTCTCAGCTCCCAGAGGCATCTGGGTTTCCAGTAGAGCCTGAAATAGGCTTGTCTGAGTGCGAGGGGGAAGGCGGCAGAGTTACAACCCGGAGGGGAGCCTTTCTAGAGCTGGGAGGGGAGCCTTTCTAGAGCTTGGGCGGTCGCACTGCAGGTGCAGGGTCTGGCTCAGACTCCAAGACTGCTTCTCCACGGCCACCGGCCACCGCCACTCCACTGCTTCGCGGCTGCTCactcctggggcagggggaggggggagggcatgGGGGTGCGGCTGGCCTTAgcccagtggggagggaggaccTGAGAGTGATGGGTCAGACCAGTTTCTCAGGCTCTCACTGGGGCCTGACCCTGTGGACGTGAgtaaagttggggaggggggcgtgacaaactggggaggggcctTTGGGACACCCGAGAAGCTTATCCCTTATAGCCCCTTTAACCCAGCCCTCCCCCAACTGGCAGTcatggggcagagagcaggaagaGACCCAGGAGAGGAAGGCTGGTGAGGCTTggaggagggaggctggcagGGAGGAGCTGGGCTCCAGTCAGCACAGAGGTGGGGTCAGGTGAAGTGTGGCCTGGGCTGACCAGCAGGCGAGACCTAACTGCTATCTCGGGCCTTCTCAGATTAATTGTGGGCCTCTCACTGAGCACTGAGTACATTGGtaaatgcccccctcccccagcccaaaCCCAGCCTCCCTAAGAGTCGGGAATGGGGAActgcaggggcacagagagaaaggaaatcttGCCAAGACATCAGCCTCTCCAGAAACAGCCCTGGCCTTAGTGGTCAGTTCCCTCTTCTGCACCCCCCCCATTCCTGGGGAAGTTGGGCGGTACCCCAGGAGCTGGATCTTGGACACGTCCCCTCCACGTCCTCCCTGGCAAAGGGCAAGGTATCTGGACGGAAAATCTCCAGGGTCCCGTGGACTCCACCTCCTTTCTTCCGGGTGACCCATGTGCTCACCGGGTGCATCCTGAGGCCTGGTGGGCTGGCGTGTGCCAGCATACATGGCTAAGAGCCACCCTCCAGGGATGCAGTCTGGTGCATCTGTGACTCCACGACCCACAGTGTGCTTGTGTGGGTGCTCCCACGTGCAGGTCGGCCCCTGAGAATGTCTGAGGGCTTCGGGATCTGAAACCCCCTCTTGGTCTCCCCGCCATCCCCCCTGTGTTTCGGGGCCTCGGAGCTGCCCACATCCCCATATCCCTTCCTCTAGAATCCTCCCCCAAAGAAGAGGCCACTCAAGAGtgcttcttgttcttttttctccagaatCTGTTTCCAAGTTGGAATCGGGGCATATCAATATGGAGTTGGGCAGGTCCCAGGCCtgggggaggcagaagggagagagcGTCGGGGAGGCACAGGAGCCAAAGCCGGGCCAGGACTGGGAGACAGGCATGCATTTCAACTCTCCTTTTCACAAGCAAGGGTTCACCCTAGCTCCAAATAGTAAGACTGCCCTACTCTGCTGGAGATCCCGGCAGCTTCCCTCTGCTGCTGACAGGGGGTTGAGGGTGAGTTGCGGGTCgggtctgcccccccccccccccccccccgccccggggaccAGCGCGTGTGGGAAGAGAGCATCAATCTGCAGCTATAGTCAGTCACTAGCTTGTGGGGGTTGGGGACATTAACTATAGAGGAACGGTATGTGTCTAGGGGGCCTGTAGATGTGTAAATAAATGTCACTTCAGGGGCATGTGGTACCTGGATAACCTCTGAGCCCAAGacacatggcctttcctccccAAGTGGTGGTTTCAGGGTGGAGCCTTGACTCCTGaagcttcttcctttccctccaccaAGCTCAGCAGGGACTGTACCCTAGGGACTGCTTGCTTCTCCACTCACCTGTGCCTCACCTGGGAGCTCGCTGCCCTCCCAGCCCCTAGGGGCAGGAAGGGGccggctgggaaaactggaccccCCTGTGACCTACTCCTTCTGACCTCTATTCTCTGGCCCTTGGCTCTGTCCTTCCAAGAGGTTTTGAACACAGAAAGGGGCTGCGCTGGAGAGAGGGGTCTGCTCCTCTTTGCCCACCTTCTAGGCTGAGCCTCAGTGTTCCTGCCTCTAAAATGGGGAGCCCCCGACGAAGGGTGGGTGAAACGTGTGCCTGTGACAGCTGGGTTGGGTGGCTGGGGTCGCTGGTGAGGAAGGCACGGCCAGGAGTTCTGAGGCCCCgggagaggagggggacagaggcgtcctccttctgtgtctgcctcttagTTCCTAGCCCCTCGCCCAGAGCCAGGACGGGCTCAGCCAGGGCTTCGCCCACCCCGGGGAAGCCCCACGCTGCCTGCACCCGGGCAGGCCCGGCCCCAATTTCAGCCGGAGAGGTGGCGCCGGAGGAGCTCAGGAGCTCGGACCCGGGGCCGAACCCGCCCCTGCCTGGAGCCGCTGCCGCCCGCCCTCCCCCGGACTCGGGCTCGGCCGGGGCCGGAGTGACACCTACCTCACCAGGATGGCCACCCCCACGTCCTCGCAGTTGGCATAGAGCCGGGCCCACGTAGCCTGCACCGCCTTCCTCTCCGCCTCGGACAGCTCCTCGCTCCGCTCCCTGCGCTCAATCTCCATCTCGCCCGGCACTTTCTCCATGAGCAGCTCCAAGCCCAGCCCGGCTTCGCTcggcggcggcggggcgcggggcgccggGCGCGGGGAGCCGGGGCCGGCTGCGTGCGCGGCGGGCGGGCTGGCGAGCGAGGGGTAGAGCGCGCCGGAGGGAGGGAGCGTGTCTGTCTGTGCGcgccgggtgtgtgtgtgtgtgtgtgtgtgtgtgtgtgtgtgtgtgcagggtatatgtgcggggggcgggggaccgCGAGCGGGGGGCGGGGATGTGGTCTgctggaaaaatgttaaaaaaaataaagccgcTCCAAACCCCCAACCCCGCGTCGGTGAGCCAATTCCGGCAAGGTGAaggctgggcggggtgggggcgacGCGGCTGGCGCCCGCCGGGCCACCGCGGACCTTGACCGCCGGGCGGGGCTGGGGCGTAGGTGTGGTGGGAGCGCTGGGGGGcctcgggggggagggggcggtcacGCGGCGCCGGGCTGCGCGGGCCGCACAGGAGTGCGCCCCAGGCTGGTGCGGGGGGCGGGTCGacgggggtgggcggggggggggtgggcacggTGTCCCCACTCACGCTGCGGGCGGTGTCGGgccgtgtgcgtgtgtgcacccTTCACGCGGCGGGGAACTGACTCAAAGTCAAACACTCCCAGGCATTTGCGGCGTGGCCGCCCGCCCTCCCGCCCGAGGGGGCGGACGCAGCCCCTCCGGCGGCGCCGGGATCCCAGCTGAGCCCACGCTCACTCCCGGCCTCCCCCGAGCCAGCCGCTGGGGGCGTCGGCGCCACCCCCAGAGCTGCGGACCCCCGGGCCTGGAGGGTTTAGGACTGGGGTCGCCTCCCGGCTCCCATCCCTTATTGGAATCCACCGCCGCGGGGATGGGGGCCGGCTGTCCAACTTCAGCGCCAGAGGCCTGCGGCCCCCTTTCCTTCCggccagcaccccctccccctcggTACGTGCACAAGGCGTCCAAGGCGTCGGAAAAAagtccctgggtggcttattAATGACACGggcaggcaaaacaaaacaaacaaacaaaaaaaacccaaaaaacaaaaaaccacacgcGCTGCCCAGAATTCCGGCCCTGGTGGAGGAAAGTCCGAAGAAGAGGCAGCCGGCCGGGCAAAGAGGTCCTGGGAGAAAGGTGTCAAGAAATCTTGGGGAGGCCCAGGCCGCTGGAGACATCTCAGCTACCGAGGCTCCGATTAAGAAGGGGTTCTGGGAGTGGAGGGGACAAATTCTTGTCCTGCCGGCCCTGCTCAGAGAGGTGTGAGCGCCGCTGGaccagaggtgggggctgggcctCAGATAGCCAAAGGGTCCCCACCCTACAGGCAACTGTTGGACCTGGGACAGCCAGGTCCCCCCTCTGACTCCCAGACCAAGCCTGATGCCTCGTTCCCCTAGCGCCTGGAGACTCTGCCCTTCTCAAGACTTTGTGTCCCAGTGCAAGTATCAGAAGACCTTGGCTTTGGGTAATGTATCTTAATGAGGTAATGTAATGGGGCAGTGTATCCCCTCAGGCTTTGGGTAATGTATCTTAAAAATcatggggcaccggggtggctcagtcagttgagcggccgacttcagctcaggtcgtgatctctcattccatgggttcgagccccgcgttgggctctgtgctgacagctcagagcctggagcctgcttcagattctgtgtctccctgtttctctgcccctccctcacttgcactctgtctcttaaaaataaataagcatttaaaaaatatgttaaaaaaaatcttgggggcacctgggtggctgactttggctcaggtcacgatctcgctgtttgtgagttccagccccatgtcgggttctgtgctgacagctcagggcctggagcctgctttggattgtgtgtctccctctctctctctgccccttcccagctctatcactgtctgtctgtttctctttctctcaaaaataaacattaaaaactaaaaaaaaaaaaaaaaaaaaatcacgtttgGAAGTAGAGAGCCCACATGCAGCCCCAGCTTGGGCCCTCCCTGGAGCTCAGGGTTGAGGTCCCTCCCTGGCATCCTGGGCAGGAGACCCCTGACACTGCCTCCATCTCAGCTGAGGGAAGGAAGATCTAGTGCCTTCTTCTGGAGGACTTGGTgagggatggaggagaggggaTGTTCAGAGCATGTCTGCTCCACATGCTGCCTGGGCCAAGACCGAGCACACCGCACTGGGCCACCTCACTGAACCCCTCTGATCGGACACCCAGAGCAGTGCCATGCCCTTCCAAGTGGCGGCCCAAGAGTTTCCACTGGGAcgtggaaaggaaggaggagaaatcaTCTTTCTGTTTGGTTTTATCTCATCCTTTACAAGTTTTATCTGTGTTTACGGGGCAGGAGTGTGTTTGCACGGAACtatggtatataatttttaaccGGATGCGACTACCTATCTCAGGAGTGCCCACTTGAACTCGGTCTTTACGGAAGAGGGTATGTCATCAGTGACATCTGGAGAGGATTGTCCAGAGGGGACAACCGAGTCGCGTAGCCGGCCCTTCTTCACTCTCTGGCCTCCCTTGTCTTCCTGGCTTCATCATCTAacattctcctcccttcctcccctcctgaAGCCTCCTGAAGACATCATGGTTCCACTGCCCATCAACTTCCGGTTGCTGGAATATGCTTTGTGCTTTCAGGTCTGCAGCGCTGGCAATCTTCCCTCTGGGGGCCCGACCTTCCTTGAGCACCTGCAAATTCAGATGCCCCCGGCTCCTCTTTGAAGTTTTCCCTGCCGCTTACAACCCCCTGCAGATGCCTTCATTCACCTAAGTCACTCTATTGTGGTCATTTACCTCACCTGCCGGTGCATGTGTCTAGACGAGAAGCCGCTTGAGGGCCAGACCCAGGCCCTAGTCACATCTACATCCCATCCACATCCCGAACAGACAGGTGAATTTACGCTGCCACGGTCGGTCGGTCGGGGACAGCCTGGGCCCAGCGAGGTTAATCAGTCTGCACAAGGTCGGGTCTGCTGACCCCACTAATCAGCTTGAGCCTCCTAATCCATCACCAGCAGGAACCTCGGGACAGACCCAGCAGTGCTTGTGGGAGCCGGCGGGGCCGTTTCGGCCTTCTTCTGCAGACCCCGTCTGGGAGGG includes:
- the CYGB gene encoding cytoglobin isoform X1, which codes for MEKVPGEMEIERRERSEELSEAERKAVQATWARLYANCEDVGVAILVRFFVNFPSAKQYFSQFKHMTEPLEMERSPQLRKHACRVMGALNTVVENLHDPEKVSSVLALVGKAHALKHKVEPVYFKILSGVILEVIAEEFANDFPPETQRAWAKLRGLIYSHVTAAYKEVGWPSGHAALLGAIGPPLSPPPSQAAP
- the CYGB gene encoding cytoglobin isoform X2, with product MEKVPGEMEIERRERSEELSEAERKAVQATWARLYANCEDVGVAILVRFFVNFPSAKQYFSQFKHMTEPLEMERSPQLRKHACRVMGALNTVVENLHDPEKVSSVLALVGKAHALKHKVEPVYFKILSGVILEVIAEEFANDFPPETQRAWAKLRGLIYSHVTAAYKEVGWVQQVPNATTPPATLPSSGP
- the CYGB gene encoding cytoglobin isoform X3; amino-acid sequence: MEKVPGEMEIERRERSEELSEAERKAVQATWARLYANCEDVGVAILVRFFVNFPSAKQYFSQFKHMTEPLEMERSPQLRKHACRVMGALNTVVENLHDPEKVSSVLALVGKAHALKHKVEPVYFKILSGVILEVIAEEFANDFPPETQRAWAKLRGLIYSHVTAAYKEVGWVQQVPNATT
- the PRCD gene encoding photoreceptor disk component PRCD isoform X1, whose translation is MLCAFRSAALAIFPLGARPSLSTCKFRCPRLPADAFIHLSHSIVVIYLTCRCMCLDEKPLEGQTQALVTSTSHPHPEQTGTSGQTQQCLWEPAGPFRPSSADPVWEGMGRLSHVYHPLPAQHLGHALAPPIRQPGPTRAQRTRWGGRGQQRGHRPPVPRQAS